The stretch of DNA CGGTAGCACGATTTTATTTGCGATAAACCATTTTCATTTGCGGTGGCACGATTTTATTTGCGATAAGCCATTTTTATTTGCGGTGGCACGATTTTATTTGATGATGTATAAAAGTATGTGTAAGACCTTTTGCTAGACAAATAAAAAAGGACAAAGTACTCTCTGAGTTATCACCACAATAACCTTTGAGAGGAGTACTTTATCCATGTCCCATTTTAACACAGATAAATTAGATTTAGCCACTATCTTAAAAATTTCCATGCAGGATCTCCTAAAGGAGAAAATAGAAACTATCTTGCGCGAGGAGATCAAGAGTGTACTAGAGAACGAACCTGTCGGAGAAGGAAATTCCCGTAATGGATACTATCCGAGGACTCTCGACACTATGTATGGCCGCGTTGAAGATCTGGCTGTTCCCCGCGATCGTAAAGGTGAGTTCACGACTAATATGTTTGAGCCTTATCAAAGGCGAATGGTTGCAGTAGATGAGCTCGTTGTTCAACTTTATCAACACGGGGTTGGAGTCCGTCAGGTAGGGAGTATCTTGAAAAACTTGCTTGGGGAACAATATTCCCCTGGCACCATATCGAATATCACATCTGCCGTGATGGAGGATGTGATTGAATGGCAGAACCGCCCTTTAAAGAAGCGCTATTGTGCTTTATTTCTTGATGCTTTGTTTGTAAAGATTCGTAGAGATACAGTAGCCCAAGAAGCTGTCTATATTGTTCTAGGAATTACTCCGGAAGGCCACAGGGAAATCCTTGGTTTTTATGTCGGAGGAATAGAATCTTCAAATGGTTGGAAGGAAATCCTCCAGGACCTGCGCAACAGAGGAGTACAGGAAGTACTGCTAGGCGTTTTTGACGGACTGACTGGTCTCGAAGAGGCATTTCGTTCCATCTTTCCAAAAGCTGATGTTCAACGTTGTGTAATACACAAGGTCCGTTCCACTATGAATAAAGCACGTAAGAAGGATCAAGCTGAGCTAAGTACTGATTTAAAAAAAGTCTATACATCAAGCACATACGTAGAAGCTGAAAAAGCGTTCGGAGAGCTCAGGGAGAAATGGAAAAAGCGCTACAGTCGAGAAATAGCTTCCTGGGAAGAAGACCTTCCAGTACTCTTAACCTTTTTACGCTACCCTGAGGAAATCCAAAAGTACATCTACACTACAAATCTTATTGAGCGTACCATTAAGGAAATCCGCAAGAGGTTAAAAACCATGAATAGCCTGCCGAACATTGAAGCAGCTGAAAAGATTACGTACCTGACCTCTATCGACTATAACGAGCGCTGGTCAAGAAGAAAACTAAGTGGATTCGGCCTAGCTCATGATCAAATTTTAAAAATGTTTGAGGAGCAGTATCCCAAAGCCTAAAAGTGGAGGATTCAGGCAGCCGAGGCTGCCTGAATCCTCCACTAACAAAACCATATAACTCATTGAGTACAAATACTTACACATAATTATTGACAGTACCTTTTATTTGCGATAAACCATTTTTATTTGCGGTAACACGATTTTATTTGCGATAGTTTTATTAGCGATAACAGGGGGTAACCCCTCCTACTCGAACGTTTAACTCAAACCGTCCGTGCAACTCCTTCTTTCTCAAGAAACGCGTAAAAGTCTACCCATTCTCCGATAAGTTTCGATGTTGGTTTTCCTAATCCATGCCCTGCTTTTTTCTCTAAGCGCAAAATAACAGTCGTATTCTTATCAGCTTTTTCTTTTAACGTCGCCGTAAACTTCTTCGCATGTGCTGGTACGACACGGTCGTCACTGTCAGCTGTCGCAATAAGTACAGGCGGATACTTTTCCCCTTCTTTTACGTTATGAAGTGGCGAGTATGCGTACATGAACGGAAATTGTTCTGGGTTTTCTGCATTGCCGTACTCTGGAATCCAATACTTCCCGATCGTAAACTTATGATAGCGCAACATATCAATTACCGGTACTCGACAAAGAACCGCTCCAAATAAGTCTGGGCGTTGCACCATACAAGCAGCAACTAGTAGACCACCATTAGAACCACCCATGATTGAGAGCTTCGGTGTAGACGTATACTTATTTGCAATTAACCATTCACCTGCTGCAATAAAGTCATCAAACACATTTTGTTTATTTTCTAACATACCGGCACGATGCCACTCTTCCCCGTATTCATTTCCACCACGAAGATTAGCAACTGCATAAACTCCGCCTTTTTCCAACCAACGAAGAACCGCTGGATTAAAGCTTGGTGTTAAACTCACATTAAACCCACCATAGCCGTATAACATGACTGGGTTCTCTCCATTTAACTCTAACCCTTTTTTATGTGTTAAAAACATCGGTATTTTCGTACCATCTTTAGAAGGGTAAAATACTTGAGTCGTTTCATAACCTTCTACGTCAAAAGCGATGTCTGATTGCGCCTCTAAACGTAATTCACCACTTACTACGTGATAATTGTATACAACAGTAGGGTGTAAAAATGAAGTGAACCCAAAATATAATTCCCTATCGTCCTTATTCACCGTTATGTCTGTTAATGAACCGATCACTGGGAGTTCTATTTCTTTATCAAAAGAACCGTCCCTGTTAAACAAA from Sutcliffiella cohnii encodes:
- a CDS encoding IS256 family transposase; translated protein: MSHFNTDKLDLATILKISMQDLLKEKIETILREEIKSVLENEPVGEGNSRNGYYPRTLDTMYGRVEDLAVPRDRKGEFTTNMFEPYQRRMVAVDELVVQLYQHGVGVRQVGSILKNLLGEQYSPGTISNITSAVMEDVIEWQNRPLKKRYCALFLDALFVKIRRDTVAQEAVYIVLGITPEGHREILGFYVGGIESSNGWKEILQDLRNRGVQEVLLGVFDGLTGLEEAFRSIFPKADVQRCVIHKVRSTMNKARKKDQAELSTDLKKVYTSSTYVEAEKAFGELREKWKKRYSREIASWEEDLPVLLTFLRYPEEIQKYIYTTNLIERTIKEIRKRLKTMNSLPNIEAAEKITYLTSIDYNERWSRRKLSGFGLAHDQILKMFEEQYPKA